From Streptomyces sp. NBC_00775, one genomic window encodes:
- a CDS encoding ComF family protein: MRGWWQDLTDLVLPAECGGCGRPRTVLCPECRAALTGAAPCRVRPVPEPPGLPVVHAAAPYEDEVRAVLLAHKERGALALAAPLGVALAGAVRAGLGYVRRPGADGGLTAPEGRLRLGKGQLWGEGDRAGAGGQRPWREDDRLGGGEWLPSGNGRVPLGAAGGVERGPVLLVPVPSARWAVRARGHDPARRIALAAAGELRRTGTPARVLSVLRQRRAVADQSGLNSRQRLDNLAGALEVAAGGARLLAGGGLVVLVDDLMTTGASLTEAARAVRAVEAAVRAVEARGERADLTEVVPRMAETGEVGDTGCDTICAAVIAAPPDSFEINRN, from the coding sequence ATGCGGGGGTGGTGGCAGGACCTCACCGATCTGGTGCTGCCGGCCGAGTGCGGAGGCTGCGGGAGGCCTCGCACGGTGCTCTGCCCTGAGTGCCGTGCCGCCCTGACCGGGGCCGCACCGTGCCGGGTGCGACCGGTGCCGGAGCCGCCCGGGCTGCCGGTGGTGCACGCGGCGGCTCCCTACGAGGACGAGGTACGGGCCGTGCTGCTCGCCCACAAGGAACGGGGCGCGCTGGCGCTCGCGGCGCCGCTCGGAGTGGCCCTGGCGGGGGCTGTGCGGGCGGGGCTGGGGTACGTACGACGTCCTGGTGCGGACGGAGGGCTCACGGCTCCGGAGGGGCGGCTGAGGCTCGGGAAGGGGCAACTGTGGGGCGAGGGCGACCGGGCCGGGGCCGGCGGACAGCGGCCATGGCGCGAAGACGACCGGCTCGGCGGCGGTGAGTGGCTGCCGTCGGGGAACGGCCGGGTGCCGCTGGGAGCTGCCGGTGGAGTCGAGCGAGGGCCCGTGCTGCTCGTTCCCGTGCCGTCGGCGCGGTGGGCGGTGCGGGCGCGGGGGCACGACCCGGCGCGGCGGATCGCGCTCGCGGCGGCGGGTGAGCTGCGGCGTACGGGGACGCCGGCCCGGGTGCTGAGCGTGCTGCGGCAGCGGCGTGCCGTGGCCGACCAGTCGGGGCTCAACTCCCGGCAGCGGCTGGACAATCTCGCGGGCGCCCTGGAGGTGGCTGCCGGGGGTGCCCGGCTGCTGGCGGGCGGCGGCCTGGTCGTGCTCGTGGACGACCTGATGACGACGGGCGCCTCGTTGACGGAGGCCGCGCGGGCCGTACGGGCCGTGGAGGCAGCCGTACGGGCCGTGGAGGCAAGGGGCGAGAGGGCGGATCTGACAGAAGTGGTCCCGCGAATGGCGGAGACGGGTGAAGTCGGAGACACCGGCTGCGACACGATCTGCGCGGCTGTGATCGCAGCACCGCCAGACTCGTTCGAAATAAACCGGAACTGA
- the hpf gene encoding ribosome hibernation-promoting factor, HPF/YfiA family has product MDIVVKGRKTEVPERFRKHVAEKLKLEKIQKLDGKVISLDVEVSKEPNPRQADRCDRVEITLRSRGPVIRAEAAASDPYAALDLAADKLEARLRKQHDKRYTRRGNGRISAAEVADHVPGAATLNGNGSVVHDEEPDSVPTKRIGSLEVMGEGPLVVREKTHVAAPTTLDQALYEMELVGHDFYLFVDSETKEPSVVYRRHAYDYGVIRLNTDPMVAEGGADAPGGALGG; this is encoded by the coding sequence GTGGACATCGTCGTCAAGGGCCGCAAGACCGAGGTGCCCGAGAGGTTCCGCAAGCACGTGGCCGAGAAGCTGAAGCTGGAGAAGATCCAGAAGCTCGATGGCAAGGTGATCAGCCTCGACGTCGAGGTGTCCAAGGAGCCCAACCCCCGACAGGCCGACCGTTGTGACCGAGTGGAGATCACGCTCCGCTCCCGCGGTCCGGTGATCCGGGCGGAGGCAGCGGCGAGCGATCCGTATGCAGCACTCGACCTGGCCGCGGACAAGCTCGAAGCCCGGCTGCGCAAGCAGCACGACAAGCGCTATACCCGCCGTGGCAACGGCAGGATCTCGGCCGCCGAGGTCGCCGACCACGTCCCGGGTGCCGCGACGCTGAACGGCAACGGCAGCGTCGTCCACGACGAGGAACCCGACAGTGTGCCGACCAAGAGGATCGGCTCCCTCGAGGTCATGGGTGAAGGCCCTCTCGTCGTCCGTGAGAAGACCCACGTGGCTGCCCCGACGACGCTCGACCAGGCGCTCTACGAGATGGAGCTGGTCGGGCACGACTTCTATCTGTTCGTCGACTCGGAGACGAAGGAACCGAGTGTCGTCTACCGACGGCACGCGTACGACTACGGCGTCATCCGCCTCAACACGGACCCGATGGTCGCCGAGGGCGGAGCGGATGCGCCGGGCGGTGCGCTCGGCGGCTGA
- a CDS encoding response regulator transcription factor: MADSFGPMRDDDADDGVVGMGPDAGSPRKEPIRVLVVDDHALFRRGLEIVLAAEEDIQVVGEAGDGAEAVDKAADLLPDIVLMDVRMPKRGGIEACTSIKEVAPSAKIIMLTISDEEADLYDAIKAGATGYLLKEISTDEVATAIRAVADGQSQISPSMASKLLTEFKSMIQRTDERRLVPAPRLTDRELEVLKLVATGMNNRDIAKQLFISENTVKNHVRNILEKLQLHSRMEAVVYAMREKILEIR; encoded by the coding sequence ATGGCGGACAGCTTCGGACCGATGCGTGACGACGATGCCGACGACGGCGTCGTCGGCATGGGCCCGGACGCGGGCTCCCCACGCAAGGAGCCCATCAGGGTCCTTGTCGTGGACGACCACGCCCTCTTCCGCCGCGGTCTGGAGATCGTGCTCGCGGCCGAGGAGGACATCCAGGTCGTCGGTGAGGCGGGCGACGGGGCGGAGGCGGTCGACAAGGCGGCCGACCTGCTGCCCGACATCGTGCTGATGGACGTACGCATGCCGAAGCGTGGCGGCATCGAGGCGTGCACCTCCATCAAGGAGGTCGCCCCCAGCGCGAAGATCATCATGCTGACGATCAGCGACGAGGAGGCCGACCTCTACGACGCGATCAAGGCTGGTGCCACGGGTTATCTCCTCAAGGAGATCTCCACGGACGAGGTGGCCACGGCCATCCGCGCGGTGGCCGACGGGCAGTCGCAGATCAGCCCCTCGATGGCGTCGAAACTCCTCACCGAGTTCAAGTCGATGATCCAGCGGACCGATGAGCGGCGGCTGGTGCCCGCGCCGCGGCTCACCGATCGTGAGCTGGAGGTTCTCAAGCTCGTCGCGACCGGGATGAACAACCGGGACATCGCCAAGCAGTTGTTCATCTCCGAGAACACGGTGAAGAACCACGTGCGCAACATCCTGGAGAAGCTGCAGCTGCATTCCAGGATGGAGGCCGTGGTGTACGCGATGCGGGAGAAGATCCTGGAGATCCGCTAG
- a CDS encoding winged helix-turn-helix domain-containing protein yields the protein MTSLPRPTTELSTDEARRLALRAQGFLGAPDRRSGVRGVLRHLGAVQLDTISVLARSHELIPYARLGAVGRTTVDQAYWTDTHAFEYWSHAACILPVEEWPHFAFRRRAYRSRPHWNHALPDGTYDQVIKQLRTEGPLTATELGGAKKTSEWWDWSGTKVAVERALMYGEVVCTERRGWKRVYDLAERAIPEALLHDELDDTECLRRLVRLAGQSLGVGTRADIADYHRLKGEQVDAVIADSGLVPVTVEGWGKPAWADPAALETAPRGRHRTTLLSPFDSLIWERARTERIFGFTHRLEAYTPKPKRIYGYFAMPVLAGGHLVGRVDPAREGRTLVAKQVTLDGPKAVPAVAQALVEAASWVDCTNVRLERVDAPELRDPLTRELSRALA from the coding sequence ATGACGAGCCTCCCGCGTCCCACCACCGAGCTCTCCACCGACGAAGCCCGCCGCCTCGCCCTCCGGGCCCAGGGCTTCCTGGGCGCCCCGGACCGCAGGTCCGGCGTCCGCGGAGTCCTACGACACCTGGGCGCGGTCCAACTCGACACCATCTCCGTCCTCGCCCGCTCCCACGAACTCATCCCGTACGCCCGCCTCGGCGCAGTAGGCCGCACAACGGTCGACCAGGCCTACTGGACCGACACCCACGCCTTCGAGTACTGGTCCCACGCGGCCTGCATCCTCCCCGTCGAGGAGTGGCCCCACTTCGCCTTCCGCCGCCGCGCCTACAGATCCCGCCCGCACTGGAACCACGCCCTGCCGGACGGCACCTACGACCAGGTCATCAAACAGCTCCGCACCGAAGGCCCCCTCACAGCCACAGAATTGGGCGGCGCGAAGAAGACCAGCGAGTGGTGGGACTGGTCGGGCACCAAGGTCGCCGTCGAGCGCGCCCTGATGTACGGCGAGGTGGTGTGCACGGAACGCCGCGGCTGGAAGCGGGTGTACGACCTGGCCGAGCGCGCCATCCCCGAGGCGCTGCTCCACGACGAGCTGGACGACACGGAATGCCTGCGCCGCCTCGTCCGCCTCGCGGGCCAGTCCCTCGGCGTCGGCACACGCGCGGACATCGCCGACTACCACCGCCTCAAGGGCGAGCAGGTCGACGCGGTCATCGCGGACTCGGGCCTGGTCCCCGTGACGGTGGAGGGCTGGGGCAAACCGGCCTGGGCCGACCCGGCAGCCTTGGAGACGGCCCCGCGCGGCCGCCACCGTACGACGCTGCTGTCACCGTTCGACTCACTCATCTGGGAACGGGCCCGCACGGAGCGCATCTTCGGCTTCACCCACCGCCTGGAGGCGTACACACCCAAGCCGAAGCGGATCTACGGCTACTTCGCGATGCCGGTCCTGGCCGGCGGCCATCTCGTCGGCCGCGTGGACCCCGCCCGCGAGGGCCGCACCCTGGTCGCCAAGCAGGTCACTCTGGACGGCCCCAAGGCGGTCCCGGCGGTGGCCCAGGCCCTGGTGGAGGCCGCGAGCTGGGTGGACTGCACAAACGTACGCCTGGAACGAGTGGACGCCCCAGAGCTGCGCGACCCCCTGACCAGGGAGCTGTCGCGCGCCCTCGCGTAA